In Mytilus edulis chromosome 7, xbMytEdul2.2, whole genome shotgun sequence, a single genomic region encodes these proteins:
- the LOC139482432 gene encoding uncharacterized protein — MNMDNCNFKPFLTHINCSNNDFLAITSFPETEKHTILSTFGLLLGKPTENFNICIAHKIQYNFDHRLKTKSSLCSVPHFLSTHVDIRRKVHGERKVTVDMMRKVNSNTGIVLTIGTVICTNCRKKLTKTGKETEELKEKMICTADEIMDCNLEHPSESTDISTLSEDKCLLKNANIEGVQTRKRKLNYLSITTGGHSQNSDLDMSSQELSSQATEASVVNIGKLEKLNDFLQTAGCSPVKYLQSSFTDCSERSQRRYIQKAKDCVDLVLSTICPGEGDLLAEVLFPSTNDQKNQMLAADPLLMALTDSFNKAETWTLRQQLLSIISKDKSFDEVSMLIPGLTRYRYNMSRHHEESEGCGMPILVKDTKRQKIDEGTLENFIDFITSSHIVKDLPFGEKTLKLSTGEIIKTPNVIRAIAPSSIVRQYKQYCEEENIVSLGTSTM, encoded by the exons ATGAACATGGATAATTGTAACTTTAAACCTTTTTTAACACATATTAATTGCAGTAATAATGATTTTTTGGCTATAACCTCATTTCCTGAAACTGAAAAACATACGATTCTTTCAACTTTTGGCTTACTACTTGGAAAACCTACAGAGAATTTCAACATTTGTATTGCACATAAAATTCAATATAATTTTGATCATCGCCTGAAAACCAAATCGAGCCTTTGCAGTGTTCCACATTTTTTGTCAACCCATGTTGACATCAGAAGAAAGGTCCATGGGGAAAGAAAGGTCACAGTGGATATGATGAGGAAAGTGAACAGCAATACTGGTATCGTTCTAACCATTGGAACAG tGATATGCACAAACTGCCGAAAGAAATTGACAAAGACTGGTAAAGAAACTGAAGAGCTTAAAGAAAAAATG aTATGCACAGCTGATGAAATTATGGATTGTAATCTAGAACATCCCTCTGAAAGCACAGATATTTCTACCTTGTCTGAAGACAAATGTCTACTG AAAAATGCAAATATAGAAGGAGTACAAACCCGTAAAAGAAAACTGAACTATCTATCAATTACTACAGGGGGACAT aGCCAAAACAGTGATTTAGACATGAGTAGCCAAGAACTCTCTAGTCAGGCAACAGAAGCCTCTGTGGTAAATATTGGAAAACTTGAGAAACTAAATGATTTTCTACAAACTGCTGGCTGCAGTCCTGTTAAGTATCTTCAATCATCATTCACAGACTGCAGTGAAAGATCCCAAAGAAGATACATCCAAAAAGCTAAGGACTGTGTTGATTTGGTACTATCCACGATATGCCCAGGTGAAGGTGATCTTTTAGCGGAAGTATTATTTCCATCAACAAATGAccagaaaaatcaaatgttagcagCTGATCCATTATTAATGGCATTAACAGATTCCTTCAACAAGGCTGAGACATGGACACTGAGACAACAACTGTTATCCATAATATCAAAGGATAAAAGCTTTGATGAAGTGTCCATGCTCATCCCAGGCTTGACTAGATATAGGTACAATATGTCACGGCATCATGAAGAATCTGAAGGATGTGGGATGCCCATATTAGTCAAGGATACCAAAAGACAGAAAATTGATGAAGGAACTTTGGAAAACTTTATAGACTTTATTACATCAAGTCACATTGTTAAAGATCTCCCATTTGGtgaaaaaactttaaaactttCAACTGGAGAAATAATAAAAACTCCAAATGTCATCCGAGCCATTGCTCCATCTAGTATAGTCAGACAATACAAACAGTACTGTGAGGAAGAAAACATTGTGTCACTTG